Proteins encoded by one window of Moorella humiferrea:
- a CDS encoding molybdopterin-binding protein, producing the protein MEWDLLEKTTFWIENVELNNADLGLVAATAAAALELEPREVMVVDVRPGLVAFDILRRRVQAETVAGKEQEILRSLAELPGVNIKPGAAVHSEGVLGLIALEPEEAARVLAESEAMAREIGQAVARRAIVFASGSEVIAGKIKDTNSPYIISALEKTGYRAKYGGILEDDAVAAANRLEGALEEGYGLIITTGGVGAEDKDFSIEAILRLDPGACTPWILKFKPDYHRHHKEGVRIAVGKVGLAYLVALPGPHEEARLGCDRLLSGLEQGLEKESLAEYIAGALRERWRSVMKEGGHEHGLPGRCC; encoded by the coding sequence GTGGAATGGGACCTGCTGGAGAAAACAACCTTCTGGATTGAGAACGTCGAGCTGAACAACGCCGATCTGGGGCTCGTAGCGGCAACGGCGGCCGCCGCCTTAGAACTGGAGCCCCGGGAAGTGATGGTGGTGGACGTGCGGCCGGGGCTGGTAGCCTTTGACATCCTGCGGCGCCGGGTGCAGGCGGAAACGGTGGCCGGTAAAGAACAAGAAATCTTACGGTCCCTGGCGGAATTGCCGGGAGTGAATATTAAACCGGGAGCCGCCGTCCACTCGGAAGGGGTACTTGGCTTAATTGCCCTAGAGCCGGAAGAAGCCGCCCGGGTGCTGGCAGAATCGGAGGCCATGGCCCGGGAAATCGGCCAGGCTGTCGCCCGGCGGGCTATCGTCTTTGCCTCTGGATCCGAAGTTATAGCCGGGAAAATTAAAGACACCAATTCACCATATATAATATCGGCCCTGGAAAAAACGGGTTACCGGGCAAAATACGGCGGCATCCTCGAGGATGATGCTGTAGCGGCGGCCAACCGTCTGGAAGGGGCCCTGGAAGAAGGCTACGGCCTCATCATTACTACCGGCGGTGTGGGGGCCGAGGACAAAGACTTCAGCATCGAAGCCATCCTGCGCCTGGATCCCGGGGCCTGTACCCCCTGGATCCTGAAATTTAAGCCTGATTACCATAGGCACCATAAAGAGGGGGTGCGCATCGCCGTGGGGAAGGTAGGCCTGGCCTACCTGGTAGCCCTGCCAGGTCCCCACGAAGAAGCCAGGTTGGGCTGCGACCGGCTCCTGTCCGGGCTGGAACAGGGACTGGAGAAAGAAAGCCTGGCGGAGTATATAGCCGGCGCCCTGCGGGAACGCTGGCGCAGTGTAATGAAAGAAGGAGGCCATGAACATGGATTACCAGGCCGTTGCTGCTGA
- a CDS encoding nicotinate-nucleotide pyrophosphorylase, producing the protein MELREFLFAPLGRQTASFAITAREKGILSGADRLKQVADELGLEVTWSAPEGYALEPGSCLFRAMGEATVIIQAEEMLLGIIGKPSGVATAAADFVRRARGRIKVVCGAWKKVTPEIRSELRRAIATGGAGIRISDEPFIYLDKNYVRLLGGIEPAVGRARTYDSKRVIAVQIRGETRPVAAEAEAAVKAGAGIIMVDTGRLEELATVIEAARRGGWREKVKIAFAGGVTPANLEAVIAVGADIVDVGRAIIDAPLLDLSLDVERVSL; encoded by the coding sequence GTGGAACTTAGAGAATTTCTCTTTGCCCCTTTAGGAAGGCAGACCGCATCTTTTGCCATTACCGCCCGGGAAAAGGGGATATTATCCGGTGCGGACAGATTAAAGCAGGTAGCCGATGAGCTGGGACTGGAAGTAACCTGGTCGGCCCCCGAGGGGTATGCTTTAGAGCCGGGCAGTTGTCTTTTCCGGGCCATGGGCGAAGCCACGGTGATCATCCAGGCTGAAGAAATGCTCCTTGGTATAATCGGAAAACCTTCCGGAGTTGCCACGGCGGCGGCCGACTTTGTCCGCCGGGCGAGGGGACGCATCAAAGTCGTCTGCGGCGCCTGGAAAAAGGTAACCCCGGAAATACGAAGCGAGCTGCGCCGGGCCATCGCCACCGGCGGCGCCGGCATCCGCATTAGCGATGAACCCTTTATCTACCTGGATAAAAATTACGTCCGCCTTCTGGGAGGTATTGAGCCGGCGGTGGGCCGGGCACGGACATATGACTCGAAACGGGTAATCGCCGTGCAGATCCGCGGGGAGACCAGGCCCGTAGCCGCTGAAGCGGAGGCGGCTGTAAAGGCCGGCGCGGGAATTATCATGGTCGATACCGGTCGTCTGGAAGAACTGGCCACCGTAATCGAGGCGGCACGGCGAGGAGGATGGCGGGAGAAAGTGAAAATTGCCTTTGCCGGCGGCGTTACGCCGGCAAATCTTGAGGCAGTAATTGCCGTCGGAGCGGATATCGTCGACGTCGGCCGGGCCATTATCGACGCCCCCCTCTTAGATTTAAGCCTGGATGTAGAAAGAGTTTCATTATAA
- a CDS encoding IclR family transcriptional regulator, producing the protein MVTTRIRSVAKALTILDLLAAHQGDMSLGEIARALDLPKSTLHGLLATLRDFGYLEQSPFDGRYRLGVRLFEIGNIVANNWDVRKVAAPHIQKLVDELEETVHLVVLDKGEVLYIDKRESRQSLRIVSQVGMRLPAHCTGVGKVLLAYLHPSEVKRIIATKGLARYTRHTITDPRQLEAELAKIREMGYAVDNEEIMDSLRCVAAPIRDHNGKVCAAVSVSGPVARLEGEKFRLAVEQVVRTAAEISAGLGYRPAVGSDISGT; encoded by the coding sequence ATGGTAACGACGCGTATTCGATCGGTGGCCAAGGCATTGACAATCCTGGATTTGCTGGCCGCTCATCAAGGTGATATGTCCCTGGGAGAAATAGCCCGCGCCCTGGATTTGCCCAAAAGCACCCTCCATGGTTTGCTGGCAACCCTGCGTGATTTCGGTTATTTGGAGCAATCGCCCTTTGACGGCCGCTACCGACTGGGGGTGCGCCTTTTTGAAATCGGAAACATCGTAGCTAACAATTGGGACGTTCGTAAGGTGGCGGCCCCTCATATTCAAAAGTTAGTAGATGAACTAGAAGAAACGGTGCACCTGGTAGTCCTCGATAAAGGCGAAGTGCTTTACATTGATAAGCGGGAAAGCCGTCAGTCTTTGCGCATTGTTTCCCAGGTGGGGATGCGTCTGCCGGCCCACTGTACCGGGGTAGGCAAGGTCCTGTTGGCCTACCTGCACCCCAGTGAGGTGAAACGTATCATAGCTACAAAAGGGCTGGCCCGCTATACCCGCCACACCATTACCGATCCGCGCCAACTTGAAGCGGAGCTGGCTAAAATTCGGGAGATGGGATATGCCGTTGACAACGAAGAAATCATGGACAGCCTGCGCTGTGTGGCAGCTCCTATAAGGGACCATAACGGCAAAGTCTGTGCCGCCGTAAGCGTTTCCGGTCCCGTCGCCAGGCTGGAGGGGGAAAAATTCCGGCTGGCCGTAGAACAAGTTGTACGTACGGCGGCAGAGATATCGGCGGGACTGGGATACAGGCCTGCTGTGGGAAGTGATATTAGTGGAACTTAG